One genomic window of Sardina pilchardus chromosome 15, fSarPil1.1, whole genome shotgun sequence includes the following:
- the bphl gene encoding valacyclovir hydrolase: MVFFWRRGLRTLQNAAQRSCKSACYCTALQAGKKSVNGVELHYQQTGVGDHALLLMPGALGSGETDFGPQLKGLDKKRFTVVAFDPRGYGRSRPPHRDFPSDFFHRDARDGLQLMQTLGFGRFSLLGWSDGGITALVAAALSPASIRKLVVWGSNAYVSQEDLAIYNSVRDVSRWSERMRRPMEEMYGAEYFRSTWGAWVDGISQFIHNPQGSICMELLPQISCPTLVVHGQKDPMVPSFHPQVLLEHIPNARLHVMAEGKHNLHLRFAVEFNRLVEDFLLE; the protein is encoded by the exons ATGGTGTTTTTCTGGAGACGGGGATTACGCACGCTGCAAAATGCTGCACAGAGAAGTTGCAAAAGCGCATGCTACTG TACTGCATTGCAGGCAGGTAAAAAGTCTGTGAATGGTGTGGAACTGCACTACCAACAGACTGGAGTTGGAGACCATGCACTGTTACTCATGCCTGGAGCTTTGG GAAGTGGAGAGACAGACTTTGGGCCCCAGCTGAAGGGTTTGGATAAGAAACGTTTCACAGTGGTGGCCTTTGACCCAAGAGGTTACGGCAGGTCACGACCCCCACACAGAGACTTCCCCTCCGACTTCTTCCACAGAGACGCTCGAGATGGCCTTCAGCTGATGCAG ACTTTGGGCTTTGGTCGCTTTTCTCTCCTGGGCTGGAGCGACGGCGGCATCACAGCCCTTGTGGCAGCAGCTCTAAGCCCGGCGAGCATCAGGAAACTAGTGGTCTGGGGCTCCAATGCCTACGTCTCCCAGGAGGACCTCGCCATCTACAACT cggTTCGAGACGTATCACGCTGGAGTGAGCGGATGCGGAGGCCAATGGAGGAGATGTATGGAGCTGAGTACTTCAGAAGCACTTGGGGTGCTTGGGTGGATGGCATCAGCCAGTTCATCCACAATCCTCAGG gcagTATCTGTATGGAATTGTtacctcagatcagctgtcccACCTTAGTGGTTCATGGCCAGAAGGACCCAATGGTGCCCTCCTTCCACCCCCAAGTCCTGTTGGAACACATTCCCAATGCCCG GCTGCATGTGATGGCTGAAGGGAAACACAACCTGCACCTGCGATTCGCTGTGGAGTTCAACAGACTGGTGGAAGACTTCCTGCTGGAGTGA
- the psmg4 gene encoding proteasome assembly chaperone 4, with the protein MSTTENGECASGSDEGSISVHNFSERLMEQVVHFHVMKLDGGFFLWVGTAPVLSNLAVSMSSKFDSTPLSTLVMGDPADPSSSTLAQRLTKRTKKQVFVSFNLAGCPAQLSLLVEERIKKELELHPEKF; encoded by the exons ATGAGTACCACCGAAAACGGTGAATGTGCCTCCGGCTCGGACGAAGGCAGCATCTCTGTGCACAACTTCAGCGAGAGACTGATGGAGCAGGTTGTGCACTTCCATGTGATGAAACTGGATGGAGGCTTCTTTCTCTGGGTTGGCACAGCCCCCGTGCTCTCCAACCTCGCAGTGTCCATGAGCAGCAAATTT GACTCTACACCATTGTCTACTTTAGTGATGGGAGATCCCGCAGACCCTTCATCTAGCACACTCGCACAAAGACtga CAAAGCGCACAAAGAAGCAGGTGTTCGTCAGCTTCAACCTGGCAGGCTGCCCGGCCCAGCTGTCCCTACTGGTGGAGGAGAGAATCAAGAAAGAGCTGGAGCTTCACCCCGAAAAGTTTTAA
- the LOC134102822 gene encoding solute carrier family 22 member 23 — protein MAVVRMDHPPGNGLVGPGPEATPSRTPLLAQVDGVVFPFLGGFGRYQKRLMLLSWIPVLLISCNQFSDYIHLAQPNITCTGNMTGAADTVAVPPLNGTTHTPYITDSDEDNGMQCACSDRQIQLEFGLKQNVITEWWLVCEEQWQAHLTHLSFLLGTAIGALLTGALADWWGRLPVLCVSVCATFVSGIAVAFANSVLTFSILRFVQGSSLAGISLCLYLLRIELCLPAWRFSMTMVANVLAVGGQLLLPGLAVLSVDWHVLQLVLICPLALILTYAWFFPESLRWLLATQRYTRAKGQMYQVAQSNNIDTETDETGILSALEADLDQTPQSSCILQIIHTRNMWKNILVLCVNSLASSGMGQCFVRAVTGGAFSPFHYLVLVGVSMGGCLVLATVVLVMGRRGAQLSFMIITALASLLQLGLLNLIGKYSLRHDIALRDTLNRRLSVALSVIGMLTSNAVNHLSLFICAEITPTVIRGGALGLLMANAAVGMCVSALVDLQKFRGFFLLRIILTCSCLLSIICIPLLPETTGQPLPESMAEGEGLLRRPLPSGEQHHLLTRAEVAEYSRVANTPMHRQGNDTANGIRTS, from the exons ATGGCCGTGGTTCGGATGGACCACCCGCCCGGGAACGGCCTGGTCGGGCCGGGCCCGGAGGCGACGCCCTCGAGGACGCCGCTACTCGCTCAGGTGGATGGCGTGGTGTTTCCTTTCCTCGGGGGGTTCGGGAGATATCAGAAGCGGCTCATGCTGTTGTCATGGATCCCGGTGCTTCTCATCTCATGCAACCAGTTCTCGGATTATATTCATCTCGCTCAACCCAACATAACATGCACGGGGAATATGACCGGTGCTGCGGATACCGTTGCGGTCCCCCCGCTCAACGGCACTACGCACACGCCGTACATAACCGACAGTGACGAGGATAACGGAATGCAGTGCGCGTGTTCTGACCGGCAGATACAACTTGAGTTTGGCCTGAAACAGAATGTGATTACTGAG TGGTGGTTGGTCTGTGAAGAGCAATGGCAAGCGCACCTCACacatctctcctttcttttgGGGACCGCAATCGGAGCTCTGCTCACCGGAGCCTTGGCTGACtg GTGGGGCCGTCTGccggtgctgtgtgtgagtgtgtgtgccacgTTTGTGAGTGGGATAGCTGTAGCGTTCGCTAACAGCGTGCTGACCTTCTCCATCCTGCGCTTCGTCCAGGGAAGCAGCCTGGCGGgcatctccctctgcctctaCCTTCTGA GGATAGAGCTGTGTTTACCAGCCTGGCGTTTCTCCATGACGATGGTTGCCAATGTGCTGGCAGTAGGCGGGCAGTTATTACTGCCAGGTTTGGCCGTCCTGTCTGTTGATTGGCACGTCCTTCAGCTTGTGCTCATCTGCCCATTGGCCCTCATATTGACCTATGCATG GTTTTTTCCTGAGTCATTGCGATGGCTGCTGGCAACTCAGCGTTACACGAGGGCCAAAGGTCAAATGTACCAGGTTGCCCAGAGTAACAACATTGACACCGAGACAGATGAAACTGGCATCCTCTCAG ccctGGAAGCAGACCTGGACCAGACTCCTCAGAGCTCCTGCATCCTGCAGATTATCCACACCAGAAACATGTGGAAGAACatcctggtgctgtgtgtgaacTC GCTGGCCAGCAGTGGGATGGGTCAGTGTTTTGTGCGTGCGGTGACGGGCGGCGCCTTCTCTCCGTTCCACTACCTGGTGTTGGTGGGCGTGTCCATGGGCGGCTGCCTGGTGCTGGCCACTGTGGTCCTGGTGATGGGCAGGAGGGGCGCCCAGCTGTCCTTCATGATCATCACCGCCCTGGCTTCCCTGTTGCAGCTGGGACTGCTCaacc TAATCGGGAAGTACAGTCTTCGACATGACATAG CTCTGAGGGACACTCTGAACAGGCGCCTGTCTGTGGCCCTCTCCGTGATCGGAATGCTCACGTCCAACGCTGTCAATCACCTCAGCTTGTTCATCTGTGCTGAGATCACGCCAACTGTCATCAG GGGCGGCGCTCTGGGGCTGTTGATGGCGAATGCAgcagtgggcatgtgtgtgtccgcgttGGTGGACCTGCAGAAGTTCCGTGGCTTCTTCCTCCTGAGGATCATCCTCACCTGCTCCTGCCTCCTGTCAATCATCTGCATCCCGTTGCTCCCGGAAACGACCGGCCAGCCGCTGCCGGAGTCAAtggcggagggggaggggcttCTGCGCCGGCCCCTCCCTTCAGGCGAgcagcaccacctcctcacgAGGGCGGAGGTCGCCGAATACTCCCGTGTGGCGAACACACCGATGCATCGCCAGGGAAACGACACAGCCAATGGAATAAGGACATCATAG